The DNA segment CACTAGTCAACATGAACCAAAAGAAATAGTGAATGATTGGTTATGTATGaacaacaatattataatataagattACAGCATGCCCTCCTAATAATGAGATTTGTAAACATGTACCGGTCTTTTTAGATAGTTGATTTGCTAATCACAATAACAAAGCCAAAATAAAGGTTCAAAGGTCAATAATAAAggagaaagagataaaatagagaaagaaatagGGGCAAAACAAACAGATAAAATATGAAGATTGTTCTCTTAATGACCACGTTTTGTCCTTCAAAATAGTAATTCCACAGGAGTTGCAGGTTAAATGCACAAGTGACAAGCCTTTGACCAAACCATGGTTTGgaaaattttaaacttaaaaccaaACATGCATGAAAAATAAGAGAAGTGATGTCTCATTCAACAGAAGGGAAAGTGCATGCATAGTATATCTATACAGAAACTCTATTTTGCATTCAATTTGCAGCACTTGTAGAAGTAatacaagataaataaaattgttcCCACCATTTAAAGAACATGTACAACCAAATAAACACTactaaattttaagaatatgtCAGAAATTTGGTTGATAGCAAAGCAGCCAACAAAGGAAACTCCCACTGATCCATCAGAAAAGTAGAATATCGATGAATTAAGCACAAGACTATGAGCACCTTCTACCACAAGCAAAATTTTATTAGCCTTTTTACCTTGTTCAAGGAAAGTCAGAAATTTCCACAAGCTGTGAACCATCTTCAAATATGTACATGTTGGTCAGTAATATGGTAAAATCGCACAACGGAGTATTAATTTACTTGTTGGGAGATTCATCATTCTCAGACTTGGCCTTTGTTTTTCCCTTGACTGGTTGTCCATCATCAGTAGATGGAACAGCAGCAGTAAGCTGTCCCATCTTGTTCTGCAAATCAGTAAGAGATTCCTTGGTCACTTTTCCTTTAGGACTTTTCTTTTTGTCCACCAGCTTTAATTCTAGTCTGTATAATGCACAACCATCCTGGTTGTTGATCTCATACTCGTACAAATGCCACTCGAGATAACTAAGAGGCTGGGGGTCCATGTAATAGGACCTCTTTTGTCCCCCATGTTCCTTCATTACCTGCTTCCTTGATTCATGCCAACCACGCCCACTGTAATCCGGAAGTGATCTCTGTTTTCTATTTCCACTTTCAAATGCCCTTCTAGGCTTGTCAAAGAAGAGCCACTCCCTAACAGTTTCACcctcaagaaaagaaagatcAAAGAACTCTGCAACCAAAAAAATGCTAACAGTTTAATTAAGATGAAAAGTAATAAGCACAGATAGAACAATTTCTTCTACAACGCATTCAATAGACAAGTCTCTTGCTAGAGTTTGCAAAgctttaatgaatataattaaatagtGAAACACAGCAAAATTAATAAACTCCTTGTGTACTCACCTGGAGCATTCCAGGGGGATTTAGTTGAAGCAGCACCTTCACAACTAGGGATGCCCACTTCCTTTCCCTGCGTCTTAGCAAGAACAGCAGCAAACAAAGGACCATCTTTTACACCAATTCCCCAAGGTCGCAAAATTGGGGTCATGCCAGGAAGACCCTCGTTATTTGCCAACAGCTCATGACAACTACTACAGTAGTTCTGGCACCATTCTACCCCTTGAGCAGGTCTGAAACAGTCCCATAGGGCACATTTTGGGGCTAAGAAAGCAGAAGGTGGGGGGCAGATATTTGGAAGAATGTTAGGTATAATATTCTCTCCATGCTGCACATTGTCATCAGCTTCAAAGAATTGGCTACAATCAAAACCTTCTAAACTAAATTGAGTTGATTCTGAGTTGTTCTTCATTTCCGTGTTGTGCCTGAGGTCATGATATAAATCAAACTGACCCAACAAATTAGAGTTGTGACCCATATCTTGATTTAAAGTGAATGGGTGATAATCTAACTGTGTCATATCTGAGCTATTATAAGCATTGTTGTACAGAGTTGAAGCACTTCCTTCAAAAGTATGACCTAGTGGTTGGTTATCATTAAAATGCTTCTGCAAGATACCAAGTGCCAAATATTATCTCTTCAAGAAAAGCGaggaaataaaagattaatcaGTAAAGCACATATATGATTAAACAGACTAAAACTTTCTGCTTATACATGTTCTCTTTCTGCATACATTGCACAttagttttgttgtttttttaattttattttttgagaaaattcaGAAAAAGAATTCATGGTAAAAATATTTgcattttcagaacaacaaaccACTCAGGTGCTAAATCAAGTCAGTAATTGGATGCATATTAACAACTCAGAAGTCAGAACAATGTTAACCAGTTAAGTAGTTCATTATTCctaactaaatatattttttaagaattccCTTTTTGTAATTCTACCTCAACCAGTGAATTTTGACAAGTTGGAATCAAcctggaaagaaaaaatagaacaagGCTGCATGGTCTgccaaaaaatttcaataacttACAACACGACATCAAGTAACTGGATGACTTGCGAATAGCTCATTGGAATCATGTTCATTTCTCATATAAACAAAAAGGTTTAAGAAATTATCTTAGCACGGAACAAACTAAAAGACCACACAAACCACACTGGCATTAGTAGACTTCCCTTATGCTATAATTCATAACTTAAAGCGTCtcattggtattttttttaatccatagGAATTGAACATGGTATCAGGAGATTTACAACATTTACACACCCTGCTCAACCAACTGAGCTAGACCCCCTtggtattagtatttttttgtttagtatCTACTATCtaaaaccaagaaaaaaaacactcaaaCTATACAAATCAATGCTTTTGATAGAGGTATTGAATCATGGCCTGTTTGTATGATATAAATAAATCCCCATTCCCAAGAGTTAAAACATATGATCCTTCGAATTTTAGTCTTCAAATTTCATACTCAGCAAACACAAGCTTCACCTGACCTTGCAATTTTTCCCATATGGTTGGTGTCATttagcaaatatatatatagattaatGGAACACATATTATATctcatatttttaatcattaactATAAgaaattctaagatggtatcaaAGTCTATCTTAGATTCGTTTTTGGGCCACCTGCATTGCCATGCTCCAGGCCCATAGCCCTAGGCATGAGGGGGTTGTGTTAGAATGCCGTCTTAATTGTAGTCACCCCTAGCCCACCTATTGTGGCCTCTTTGGGGACTTCCTTAATTGCAGCCTTAAGGGTGGTATTTAATCCCCACATTAACTAGAGATATGATGTAAATAGTGCTTATAATGCTTAGGCAGCCCTCAACTTACAAGCCAGTTTTGTGGGATGAGTTTAGTGAGGCCCTAAGCCCAAATTCTAAGAAAATTCAGCACTTTTAATAAAGGTAATGAATCCTGACTTGTGTCTACTGTCTATATGATATAACCAAATCTTCAAGAGTTAAAACatataattcattaatttttagtcCTCTAAAATTCACACTCAGCAAAGATAAGCTTCAGGTCAGTGTCATTCAGCAAAAACTTATATagattaacaaaacacatatTGTATCTCATTTTTCATCTTTAACCATAAGAAATTATTCCAAAAGCATACAAccaaaataatagtataatacaGGTAAAGTTTTGTGAACCAGGGAAAGCAACAAAccacaaatattaaaaagaagaaaagaaacctCTCAAGCACTAGTGACAGAAACTTACCTCctgaaaatactgaaaattgATGTCACTAATGTTATTTGTAAGGATCTCATTCTTCAATGGCACAGGTTTTGTCAATGGACTAGTAGCATCATCTTTCTCCTCAGTTCCTAGCAACATTTGGGCTAGTTCGCTGGGAAATGAACCAAAGCTTCCATCCTATAGAATGGCAATGCAAGCATACATTACAACAACATCCATCCAAATCTTTTTGAGATGAACAAAGGAAAGCACAGATATTATAATCATCCCATGTCTTAACATTTAAAACCATACAGCTAAGGAGTTGGCCGGAGACTCCAGTTCCGCCTTCCACTCTCGGAGCAACTGATGCATCTGCTCCTCAAATATCACAATGTCATTACCCCTGCCCTCCTTTCTTGCACACTGAAGACTGTTGAAAATCCCTTGAATCTTCTCCACCAGGtgtttttccttctccttcatGGATTGAAGAGAAGAAGATCCACCCTTGCCCTTGAAACTTTCTCTCATCATACCTTCCTTGACAAATATCACAAAATAGCCAATGTAGAACACTAATGAGCACAATCAAATAACAGAATATCGGAaaattctaaaagaaaaaaggaaacatcCAGTTGGTAAGGATTGGGTTCATATCCTACAACAAAGTGGGTTCGAATTCCACCGCTCATGTTAGAACCTTTTCGGTGGATAATCTGTTAGCACCTCTTCAAGCAGTTTTTGAGCCTTGAGATATGTCTTGATCCTGGTGAGTCCCCCAagacccaatttttttttaatcagcaaatattagttgttaattgttagttttttgttaGTTGGCGAATCACACCCATGACTTTCCCTCCCTCCCTCCCTTCTCCTTTTACCACCAAGCCAACCTTATAACTCCTCCCCAAGACCCAATTAACGCAAACTTTTTTTCTACCAAACAAAAACATAACAGAAACTGATTTTAAACATGGTGCATGACAGTGATCAACCACAATCAACAATAAAAACTCTTGAGCAAAATAGCCATTgacatttccaaaaaaaatatatagtgaCACACGAAAATTTGAACATTGATAGATGTACCCAGATGGAAAGCAACACCCCAGTTGACCAAGTTTGGGGCTTTCTACATCTACGATGAATTTAAAGCTAAATTAGCTTGATGGGTATGTTACCTTTGGCCTTGAATTGGAGAGAGGGAGCAATGGGGTTCAAAACGACGACGTAGAAGAGGGGAAGTGTGACGGCTCCGCTGGAATCAGCACAAGACGAGAGAGACTCAGAGAAGCCCTCAATTGTGCGTCTCTCTAATTGAATTttgcatatttttattattatttttcgaGTTATTAGTATTTGTGCACGTTGAAGGCTTCAATTAGACGCAAGAATTTTTGTTGTGTGCCTTCTGATACCCTTCTCCACTTTTCCGTTTACCCATACttgtgggaaaaaaaaaacatatatatatatatagttgctataacttattttgaaatatgtaatttttttggaagttaaaatatta comes from the Glycine soja cultivar W05 chromosome 6, ASM419377v2, whole genome shotgun sequence genome and includes:
- the LOC114417155 gene encoding transcription factor VOZ1-like, giving the protein MMRESFKGKGGSSSLQSMKEKEKHLVEKIQGIFNSLQCARKEGRGNDIVIFEEQMHQLLREWKAELESPANSLADGSFGSFPSELAQMLLGTEEKDDATSPLTKPVPLKNEILTNNISDINFQYFQEKHFNDNQPLGHTFEGSASTLYNNAYNSSDMTQLDYHPFTLNQDMGHNSNLLGQFDLYHDLRHNTEMKNNSESTQFSLEGFDCSQFFEADDNVQHGENIIPNILPNICPPPSAFLAPKCALWDCFRPAQGVEWCQNYCSSCHELLANNEGLPGMTPILRPWGIGVKDGPLFAAVLAKTQGKEVGIPSCEGAASTKSPWNAPEFFDLSFLEGETVREWLFFDKPRRAFESGNRKQRSLPDYSGRGWHESRKQVMKEHGGQKRSYYMDPQPLSYLEWHLYEYEINNQDGCALYRLELKLVDKKKSPKGKVTKESLTDLQNKMGQLTAAVPSTDDGQPVKGKTKAKSENDESPNK